The Caldisericum exile AZM16c01 region GTTTACATATTCGTTTATTGGCATAATTGTAATTTTAACCACATTTATCGTATATTTTGTTGGATATAGAAAAGTTTTCGGAAGAGAGGGACTACACATAAGAAGAGTATCAGGTTCTTACGAAGGGAATTTTCCTAAAAAATGAAAAAGCATTTTCAACTTCTTTACGATTTTTTTATTATAGGGCTTTTTACAATAGGTGGAGGATATGCAATGATTCCCCTTATGAGGGAAACTTTCGTGAAAACAAGAAATTATCTTACAGAAGACGAATTTTTAGAGATGCTTGCGATTTCACAGATTACCCCTGGACCAATTGCAATTAACATGGCAACATTTATCGGGTATAGAGAAGGAGGTCTTTTGGGTTCTACCTTTGCAACCGTTGGTGTTGTGCTTCCTTCGTTTATCGTCATTCTTCTTATTTCGATGTTTTTTGCAAACCTTACTCAAATTCCTCAGGTGAAGAAGTTTTTCATAGGAATTCTAACAGGTGTTGTTGGAGAGATAATCTATATTACATTTGATATCTTTAAGAAAGCCAAAAAAACCATATTATACATTTTGATACTTTTACTTTCTCTTGTGGAACTTTTCGTTTTAAAGATAAATCCGATTTATGTAATTCTTATTGGTGGCGCATTGGGGATAGTTTTTGGGAAATTTTTCGAGGATAAAAATGGCGCTTCTTCTTAGGTTATTTTTTGAGTTTTTTAAAATAGGAATTGTAACCTTTGGCGGCGGACAAGCAATGCTTCCCCTTCTTCAACACTCCTTTGTAACTGAACTTCACTGGATTACGCAAGAGCGTTTCCTATATTTTGTATCTGTTTCTGAAGTTACCCCTGGTCCTGTTGCGCTTAACATGGCAACCTTCATTGGTTACGAACTAAATGGCGTTATCGGTTCTGCTTTTGCAACTCTTGGCGTTGTGATGCCGTCATTTCTTGTGATTCTTGCTATTGCACACTTTGAGAAGAAGTTTAAAGAGAGTGTTTTGTATAAACGATTCATGTTTGGCATAAAGCCTGTTATCATAGCACTTCTCATAAATGCAATATATCTTATTATAGGCCGTGGATTTGTTGGTTTTATTCCTTACCTAATGGCTATTGCAAGCCTTGTTGTGTTCATTTTTTATAAGAAGTCGCCTGTTTTGATACTTCTTGTTGCGGGAGTTATTGGAGTGTTTGTTTTAAGATAGTGTCGCAAAACCCTGATTTTATGCGGGTTTAATTTTTTGTATCTCCCAAGACTATCCTCTAAAAACCCGCATAGTACCGTTGAAGGCGCATAAATACTTGTATAAAACTATGCGTTTATTTCGTTTTAGAGCGTCAACTTTACCCTAAAATGGGTTAAAGTACTTACGAATAAATTTTTGCCCTTTGTAGCGCATTTATATGAGTTTTATAAAAAGTTAAGAAACACTTTCACAACTTGTTTTATTGGGTTTAAAAATCTGTTTATAATTGCCCAATCTTTAAGTGTAAATTCTTAACCAAATGTCTCTTAAGATGCTCTTTTAATGTTATTATATTAATCTGTGGGTTAAATTCTTGCAAATTTATTACCTCACTTTTAACACTTTTTACAAAACGCTTTTCACTTTCTTCATAGGGGTGCCCCTGAAGGATTTCTTTAAGAATCTTTTGGTTTGCGTTTACAAGAATTGATATATGATACAGAAAATTTCTTGATACAGCAACACTTGACCCTGCAATCTTTTTATAGTTTATAAATATTCCGTTTCTTTCGTTTACCCTAACAGGGTTTCCAGTTTCTTTTTCAATTGCATCTGCAATTAAATTCGTAAGATATTTTGCTTCATCGATTATGTAATTTGAAAATAGCCAAAGTTCCTTTTCCTTTATAATTGTCATATTTAACACACCTTCATCATGATAAACGGCACCTCCTCCTGAAAATCTCCGTAAAACTGGTATTCCCAAACTTTGTGCAAGGTCAAGGTTAACTTCATATTCAACTTTTTGGAATTTACCAATTATAACAGATGGAGAATTGACCCAAAACCTCAGAATTATTTTGTTGGATAATGGGCTCTCGAAAAGGTCCTGCTCTATCTTCAAATTTTCAAATGGATCAAAGGAGTTGCTTTCAATAACTTCAATTTCCATATGTTTATGCTTGCGTAAAGAATTTTCCTTTTATTCCTTCTTCAAGTGCTCTTTTAAAATCAAGCACTTTTGGGCCATTAAGAGTTAAGGATACGGAAGCGACACTTTCTTTATAAACTTCGATTTTTCTTTCTCCGTCAAGCGCTATGGTTCCTCTTTCCATGAGGAGTTTATAAGGTATGTTTTCGTGTAAAATCCCAGATTCTTTTATATTTGCTTTTGCAATTTTTCCTGGTGCAATGGGGAAAAGGATTTTTTCCCCAGTATCTGAAAGTATTGCAAAACCTCCGTATGGATCGTTTCTCCGGATTGGGTGCTCGTATGCAATAACCGAGGAAAATCCAATGTTTGTTACCTCTGCTACAGTTACAAAAATTGCTTTAATAGATTTTTCATTCCAAACAGCCTTAGAACCAATAAATTGCTCTTTTGAAACTGCAATATCAACGAGTGCCAAATCAGAAATGTCATTTATTTTTATTCTAAGCAATTTTTCTCTTTTTGTAAGTTCTTCTTTTTCTTCTGTTAAAAGATATGAAATTATAGAAAGTGCAACGGTTGTGCTCTCAATCATCTGCGGGAATGCATTATTTGTGCCTGTTGAAATTGGGGCAAGTGGCATAGGGTCATCAAGATTTAGCCCCTTAACAACAGCCCTATTTGTGCCATCACCACCTATTACAATTATGATATCAACTTTCTCTTGCATAACTTTTGCGGCATTAGTGCTATCTATCTCATCAAAGGTGTAATCAATTTCTATTGGGTTTGCCTTTATGTTTATTCCTTTAATTCTTGCAAGTGCTTTTCTTACAATACCATAGCTATCATCCATATAATAAATTTCTTCAACACCGAAATAGTTGAAAACCGAAAGAATTCTCTCTACGATATTTACCTTTTCCTCGTTATCAAATACAGAAGCCTTTGACACAAGCCTTCTTATATCTTTCCCTGACTGTGGATTTGCAATAATTCCAACCTTACCAATCATATTTGACATTATAAGTAAAAATTAACAATTTGCAAAAAACTTGCAAAGGTGTAAAATATTTTTATGGATGGCAAAATAAAGGAAAAATTTTTAACAGTTTCCTATAAAGAACTTGAGGAAAGGAAATCACAATATGCTTCTTATATTTCCAATTTGAAAGACATTTTTTCTTCTTTTTCTAAGGATACACCGCTAACCGTATCTTTTGTCGACAAAGATGGAGTTGTTCTTTTTACAGTAGGAAATTCTGAAGATTCGACAATTTTTGAAGGTCTTGTTTTTGATGAAAGGTTAGGTAATACTGCCATAGGCAAGGCACTTCAAACAGGTGTGCCGTGTGAAGTAAAAGGGAGGGAGCACACAAATCCCAAATTTTTTGAATGGTCATGCAGTGCTGTCCCAATATATGAAAAGGATAATTTAATTGGAGTAATAGGTGTTTCTACACGCTTGCAAGATTATCCGCCATTTACAATTGAACTTGCGAAACTCATTGCAAGTAGTGTCACAAAACAAGTTCTTCTTGATAGTGCTCTAAAAGAAATGAATATTTCAAAAAAATTTATACAAGTTTTTGCCGAAGGGAACAAAGATGGAGTATTGATTCTCGATAAGAATGCAAATGTAGTATATATAAATTCTGTAGGCGCCTCGATTTTAAGGATAAACCAACAAGAAGCAATAGGTAGAAATGTTACGGAAATTGTTGACTTTACACCCGTTATACTTGAGGTTTTTAGGACCCATAAAGGCTATATTGATAGAGAATTTATAATTGAGAGTCCTTCAAGAGGCACATTGCATTTCATAAAAACTGCAGTAGTTCTTCGCGATGAAAATGGCGAATTTGCAGGCGTTGTAGATTTCTTTAAGGAGATTGAGAAGGTAAGAAAATTTGTAACATCATTCATTGGGGCAGAAGCACGCTTTACGTTTGAAGATATAAAAGGAAGATCCCAAAAATTTGTGGAAGCAATGAGAATTGCAAAAATTGCTGCTCATTCTAATGCCTCGGTATTAATAACTGGAGAAACTGGAACGGGCAAGGAAATGTTTGCTCAGGCAATTCATTTTGAAAGCGCAAGAAACAAAGGTCCTTTCGTTGCTATTAATTGCTCCGCCATTCCACAAGAGCTTGCTGAAAGCGAATTCTTTGGGTATGAGGGTGGCTCTTTTACAGACGCAGACAGAAAAGGTCGAACTGGGAAATTTGAACTTGCCAATGGTGGAACATTGTTCTTAGACGAGGTGGGAGACCTTCCACTTTCACTTCAACCTAAAATTTTACGAGCACTTGAAGATAAAGTTATAACAAGAGTTGGAGGAACAAAGTCAATTAAGATAGACGTGCGTGTAATTGCTGCAACGAACAAAAATCTTGAAGAACTTGTTAATCAAAATCTCTTTAGACGTGACTTATATTATCGGCTTAATGTAATTCAAATAAACATTCCACCTTTAAGAGAAAGAAAAGAAGACATAGAAGTTCTTGCAATGCATTTTCTTGAAAGGCTTTCAAAATCCCTCGGAAAAGAAGTAAAAGGGTATGATAAAAGTTTTATTGAACCCCTTCTAAATTACAGTTTTCCCGGGAATGTAAGGGAACTACAAAATATTATAGAAAGAGCCATAATAACTGCTGATTCAGATACGCTTACAGCACAACACCTTCCTAAGGAGATATTCAAACAAGAAAATCCGGATTTAAATTTTCCAGATTATTCTTTTGATGAGATGAGAAAAAATCTTGTAATTAAAGTTCTTTTTGAAACGAATTTTAACATAACTAATGCATCAAAGAAATTAGGCATATCGAGACCCACGCTGTATAAACTCATTAGAAAGTATAATATTAACATTACTCAACATCTGTAAAAGCAATTTACACTTATTTACACATATGTGTAAAAAAAATTTACAATATCCTTTTTTCTCCTGGTATAAAATCATTAATTTTCCTTAATTTACATTTTTGGCACGATTTTTGCATTAAATAAGCGAGGGAAACTATGAAAATAAAAAAGGAAGGTAGCTTTGAGTTTATTGAGATGGAACGCGGGGAAACCCTAAATAAAAATTTGAATGAACTTATTGGACTTAGCGGTTTTATTGTAAAAGACAATAGTTTACCTCTCCATTTGCATGTGTATCTTGGGAATTCTCAAAAAGGGGTAATAGATGGACATCTTTTTGATTCTGAGGTATTTACCTTTGGAGAGATGTCTATCTTATGGAGCCCCATTAATGTAAAGAGAATTCTAAAGGATGGTCTTTTTTTGTTAGATTTTTAAAAAATATATGTTTGAAAGGAGGTAAAATGGAATTATCAAAGGAACTGTTACTGAAATTTTACAAAGACATGGTTCGCATCAGGAATTTTGAACTAAAAGCTGAAGAGCTATTTCTTCAAGGGAAACTTCCAGGGTTTATACATCTGTACATTGGTGAAGAGGCGATTGCAGTTGGCGCAATGGCAAATTTGAGAGTTGAGGACTACATTACTTCTACTCATAGAGGGCATGGTCATATGCTTGCAAAAGGTGCCTCAATGAGAAAGATGATGGCTGAACTCTATGGCAAAAAACACGGTTACTGTAAAGGTAAAGGTGGCTCAATGCACATTGCTGATGTTTCAATTGGTGTTCTTGGTGCAAATGGTGAGGTTGGCGGTGGTTTGCCTATTGCAGTTGGTGCAGGAATGGCAATTAAATTACAGAAGAAAGACAGTGTTGTTATTTCATTCTTTGGTGATGGGGCATCAAACAGAGGTGCCTTTCACGAGGCTCTTAACTGGGCGTCGGTCTTTAAACTTCCTGTGATTTTCCTTAATGAAAATAACCAGTTTGCTTCTACTGAAAGAGTGCAGGAAACTACATCTGTTGAGAATATTTCCGATAGAGCAGTTGGCTATAACATGCCTGGTGTTTCAATCGATGGAAATGATGTAATTGCGGTATTCGAAACAGTAAAAGAGGCGGTTGAAAGAGCAAGAAATGGTGGTGGTCCGACGCTGATTGAGGCAAAGACCTACAGACTTAAAGGTCACTTTGTTGGCGATCCTCAACTTTACAGAACAAAGGAAGAAGTTGATTTAAAATGGCCCAACGAACCTATTTCAAGGTTTGAGAAAAAACTCTTCGAAGGTGGATATCTTACAGAGAAAGAAAAAGAAGAAATTTGGAATGATGCAAAGAATGAAGTAGAAGATGCAGTCCTGTTTGCGGAACAAGACGAATATCCTGCACCTGAGGAAGCTCTTGAAGACCTTTTTGAAGACAGCACAAATTGTCTATATTGATGGGAGGTTGATATGAGAGAAATTACCTTTTCTGAGGCATTAGGCGAAGCAATTTTGGAAGAAATGTCCAGGGATCCAACAATCTTTACATATGGAGAGGATATTGCAAAACAAGGTGGGATTTTTGGAGCATACAAACCAATTCTTGGCAAATATCAAGATAGAATTATAGATACTCCAATTTCTGAGGAGGTTATTTTTGGTTCAGCACTTGGTGCGGCATTAGCAGGAATGAGGCCAGTTGCTGAGTTTCATTTTGCAGACTTCCTTTTTACTGGGATGGCTGCTATTGCAAACCAGATAATGAAGTTTAAGTATATGACAGGAGGGCAGGGGAAACTTCACCTGATCTTAAGAGGACCTGATGGTATTTCAAAATCTGCTGCCGCACAGCATTCGGAATCAATTGAAACTATTTTTATGCATATCCCGGGCATTAAGGTGATTATTCCATCTACACCATACGATATGAAAGGGTTATTTAAAACAGCACTTCGTTCTGACGACCCTGTCATTTGCTTTGAACACAAAATGCTTTACAGAATGAAAGGACCTGTCCCGGAAGAGGAATACTATATTCCGTTTGGAGTTGCTGACGTAAAACGTGAGGGTAAAGATGTCACAGTAATTGCAACATCAAGGATGGTTCATGAATCTCTTTTAGCAGCACAGGAACTTGAAAAAGAAGGTGTAAGTGTTGAGGTTGTTGACTTGCGAACGCTTGTGCCGTGGGACAAAGAAACTGTCTTTAAATCTGTGAAAAAAACCCACAAGGTTGTCATTGCTCATGAAACTTGGAGAAGAGCAGGATGGGGTGCAGAAATTGCTGCAACAATCCAAGAAGAACTATTCGATTATCTTGATGCTCCAATTAGAAGAGTCGGTGCAAAGAATGTTCATATACCTTTTTCACCACCGTTACAGGATTTTGTTGTTCCTGACAAGAACAGTGTAATTGAGGCGGTAAGGAGCGTGTTATAATGTTCGAAATAAGAATGCCCAAATTTGGGCTTTCAATGGAAGAGGGCACCATTACAAAATGGTACAAGAAGGTTGGGGATTTTGTTAAAAAAGGCGAACCTCTTGTTGAAGTTGAATCCGAAAAGATAATTAACACGCTTGAATCACCTTTTGAAGGTATCCTTAAAGTAATTAAGGTAAATGAAGGAGAAACCGCAAAAGTTGGAGAAATTATTGGTCTAATTGGAAGTGAAGATGAAACGATAAAAGAAATTACTGAAGAGAAAAGAGTAATTACTTCTGAGGAGAGTAAAGTAAGGAAACTTACCGAATCGAAAATAGGAGAAGAGAAATCGGAAGAGGTTATTCTTGCTTCACCTGCCGCTAAAAGACTTGCAAAAGAGTATGGTGTAGATCTTTCGAATATTAAAGGCACAGGACCATCGGGTCGCATTGTTGAGAACGATGTAATTGCTTTTGTTGAGAAAATGAAACAAACTAAGCCAGTC contains the following coding sequences:
- a CDS encoding chromate transporter → MKKHFQLLYDFFIIGLFTIGGGYAMIPLMRETFVKTRNYLTEDEFLEMLAISQITPGPIAINMATFIGYREGGLLGSTFATVGVVLPSFIVILLISMFFANLTQIPQVKKFFIGILTGVVGEIIYITFDIFKKAKKTILYILILLLSLVELFVLKINPIYVILIGGALGIVFGKFFEDKNGASS
- a CDS encoding chromate transporter, coding for MALLLRLFFEFFKIGIVTFGGGQAMLPLLQHSFVTELHWITQERFLYFVSVSEVTPGPVALNMATFIGYELNGVIGSAFATLGVVMPSFLVILAIAHFEKKFKESVLYKRFMFGIKPVIIALLINAIYLIIGRGFVGFIPYLMAIASLVVFIFYKKSPVLILLVAGVIGVFVLR
- a CDS encoding lipoate--protein ligase family protein: MEIEVIESNSFDPFENLKIEQDLFESPLSNKIILRFWVNSPSVIIGKFQKVEYEVNLDLAQSLGIPVLRRFSGGGAVYHDEGVLNMTIIKEKELWLFSNYIIDEAKYLTNLIADAIEKETGNPVRVNERNGIFINYKKIAGSSVAVSRNFLYHISILVNANQKILKEILQGHPYEESEKRFVKSVKSEVINLQEFNPQINIITLKEHLKRHLVKNLHLKIGQL
- a CDS encoding diacylglycerol kinase family protein, which gives rise to MIGKVGIIANPQSGKDIRRLVSKASVFDNEEKVNIVERILSVFNYFGVEEIYYMDDSYGIVRKALARIKGINIKANPIEIDYTFDEIDSTNAAKVMQEKVDIIIVIGGDGTNRAVVKGLNLDDPMPLAPISTGTNNAFPQMIESTTVALSIISYLLTEEKEELTKREKLLRIKINDISDLALVDIAVSKEQFIGSKAVWNEKSIKAIFVTVAEVTNIGFSSVIAYEHPIRRNDPYGGFAILSDTGEKILFPIAPGKIAKANIKESGILHENIPYKLLMERGTIALDGERKIEVYKESVASVSLTLNGPKVLDFKRALEEGIKGKFFTQA
- a CDS encoding sigma-54-dependent Fis family transcriptional regulator; translated protein: MDGKIKEKFLTVSYKELEERKSQYASYISNLKDIFSSFSKDTPLTVSFVDKDGVVLFTVGNSEDSTIFEGLVFDERLGNTAIGKALQTGVPCEVKGREHTNPKFFEWSCSAVPIYEKDNLIGVIGVSTRLQDYPPFTIELAKLIASSVTKQVLLDSALKEMNISKKFIQVFAEGNKDGVLILDKNANVVYINSVGASILRINQQEAIGRNVTEIVDFTPVILEVFRTHKGYIDREFIIESPSRGTLHFIKTAVVLRDENGEFAGVVDFFKEIEKVRKFVTSFIGAEARFTFEDIKGRSQKFVEAMRIAKIAAHSNASVLITGETGTGKEMFAQAIHFESARNKGPFVAINCSAIPQELAESEFFGYEGGSFTDADRKGRTGKFELANGGTLFLDEVGDLPLSLQPKILRALEDKVITRVGGTKSIKIDVRVIAATNKNLEELVNQNLFRRDLYYRLNVIQINIPPLRERKEDIEVLAMHFLERLSKSLGKEVKGYDKSFIEPLLNYSFPGNVRELQNIIERAIITADSDTLTAQHLPKEIFKQENPDLNFPDYSFDEMRKNLVIKVLFETNFNITNASKKLGISRPTLYKLIRKYNINITQHL
- a CDS encoding PCC domain-containing protein, which gives rise to MKIKKEGSFEFIEMERGETLNKNLNELIGLSGFIVKDNSLPLHLHVYLGNSQKGVIDGHLFDSEVFTFGEMSILWSPINVKRILKDGLFLLDF
- a CDS encoding thiamine pyrophosphate-dependent dehydrogenase E1 component subunit alpha; this translates as MELSKELLLKFYKDMVRIRNFELKAEELFLQGKLPGFIHLYIGEEAIAVGAMANLRVEDYITSTHRGHGHMLAKGASMRKMMAELYGKKHGYCKGKGGSMHIADVSIGVLGANGEVGGGLPIAVGAGMAIKLQKKDSVVISFFGDGASNRGAFHEALNWASVFKLPVIFLNENNQFASTERVQETTSVENISDRAVGYNMPGVSIDGNDVIAVFETVKEAVERARNGGGPTLIEAKTYRLKGHFVGDPQLYRTKEEVDLKWPNEPISRFEKKLFEGGYLTEKEKEEIWNDAKNEVEDAVLFAEQDEYPAPEEALEDLFEDSTNCLY
- a CDS encoding alpha-ketoacid dehydrogenase subunit beta, with protein sequence MREITFSEALGEAILEEMSRDPTIFTYGEDIAKQGGIFGAYKPILGKYQDRIIDTPISEEVIFGSALGAALAGMRPVAEFHFADFLFTGMAAIANQIMKFKYMTGGQGKLHLILRGPDGISKSAAAQHSESIETIFMHIPGIKVIIPSTPYDMKGLFKTALRSDDPVICFEHKMLYRMKGPVPEEEYYIPFGVADVKREGKDVTVIATSRMVHESLLAAQELEKEGVSVEVVDLRTLVPWDKETVFKSVKKTHKVVIAHETWRRAGWGAEIAATIQEELFDYLDAPIRRVGAKNVHIPFSPPLQDFVVPDKNSVIEAVRSVL